The Algoriphagus sanaruensis genome window below encodes:
- a CDS encoding MBL fold metallo-hydrolase has translation MIHIKSFTFNPFQENTYLVYTDSGETAIIDPGCHTAQERSEVQEFITSNGLNPILLLNTHCHIDHVLGNAWVKKNYKLELSIHPEEVTVLKSVEVYAPNYGFHGFEPTKADNYLHEGDLISLGKDQLKVLFVPGHAPGHVVFYHEGSKQAIVGDTLFRGSIGRTDLPGGNHQLLLQKIKSELFTLPEEVVLFPGHGPETTVGYEKLYNPFVGQRAIH, from the coding sequence ATGATTCATATTAAGTCTTTCACCTTCAATCCTTTCCAGGAAAACACCTACTTGGTCTATACTGACTCAGGTGAGACTGCGATTATTGATCCTGGATGCCATACTGCGCAGGAACGAAGTGAAGTCCAAGAATTTATTACTTCCAACGGACTAAACCCGATCCTTCTTCTCAATACGCACTGTCACATCGATCATGTACTAGGAAATGCTTGGGTGAAAAAAAATTACAAGCTTGAACTATCCATTCACCCAGAAGAAGTGACTGTCCTAAAATCTGTCGAGGTGTATGCTCCAAATTATGGGTTTCACGGATTTGAACCGACCAAAGCAGATAATTATCTTCATGAAGGGGATTTAATTTCTCTTGGGAAGGATCAATTAAAAGTCCTATTTGTACCTGGACATGCGCCAGGCCATGTGGTGTTTTACCATGAGGGGTCTAAACAGGCCATCGTGGGAGACACACTATTTCGAGGAAGTATCGGGAGAACAGATTTACCCGGGGGAAATCATCAATTGCTTCTTCAAAAAATAAAATCTGAATTATTTACCCTGCCAGAAGAGGTGGTCCTATTTCCAGGACATGGTCCAGAGACTACCGTTGGGTATGAAAAATTGTATAACCCTTTCGTAGGACAACGAGCAATTCATTGA
- the pssA gene encoding CDP-diacylglycerol--serine O-phosphatidyltransferase, whose translation MKIKSQLPNTITLLNLAFGVIGIIRVLDGNILEGAVFILIAAILDFLDGFLARILKVQSPLGKELDSLADVVSFGVLPGVILFQLAQSSTEQIWLPYLTLIVPMLSAYRLAKFNLDTRQQDRFIGLPTPANALFISTLPYFAASWPLVSPWMESVWFSVGTAWIMSILLISELPLIALKFKDFSFKKNKFRFLLIGISLPILIWFQLGGIPLVILSYIGLSILENSLGST comes from the coding sequence TTGAAAATCAAGTCTCAGCTTCCAAACACAATCACCTTACTCAATCTCGCATTTGGGGTGATCGGTATTATTCGGGTTTTGGATGGAAACATCCTTGAAGGAGCCGTTTTTATTCTGATTGCTGCCATATTGGATTTTTTGGATGGTTTTCTAGCCAGGATTCTCAAAGTTCAAAGTCCATTGGGAAAAGAATTAGATTCTTTGGCGGATGTGGTTTCATTTGGTGTATTACCTGGTGTGATTTTATTCCAACTTGCTCAATCCTCCACTGAGCAAATTTGGCTCCCGTATTTGACGCTAATTGTACCCATGCTCTCCGCTTACCGATTAGCAAAATTCAATTTGGATACTCGCCAACAGGATCGATTTATTGGATTACCGACCCCAGCAAATGCGTTGTTTATCAGTACCCTGCCCTATTTCGCTGCCTCTTGGCCTTTAGTTAGCCCGTGGATGGAATCTGTTTGGTTTAGTGTAGGTACAGCATGGATAATGAGTATCCTGCTCATTTCTGAGCTACCTCTAATCGCCTTGAAATTCAAGGATTTTAGTTTCAAGAAAAACAAGTTTAGATTTCTTTTGATCGGAATTTCTTTACCAATACTCATTTGGTTTCAATTGGGAGGCATCCCCTTGGTTATTCTATCGTATATTGGATTATCCATTTTAGAAAATAGTCTTGGAAGTACATGA
- a CDS encoding energy transducer TonB, with protein MENKKNPSKDLTKWRGTLTNLGLMLSIGLVLVAFEWKAYEEKPLLSITDSNSKWEEEFVPPITIASPPPPPITPPQIQVLDDEIEIDETDFPPIDIDFPEGEPIEEVSLAGPPVIDDAPEIVDFTEGQASFKGGIEAWYAYLKENLTYPKQEQRMGMEGTVIVRFVINIDGSIQDVEVVRSASPGLDLAAKKVIENSPNWNPGKNGGRPVRSRMTIPIKFKLQ; from the coding sequence ATGGAAAACAAAAAGAATCCGTCCAAGGACCTCACAAAATGGAGAGGAACCTTGACCAATTTGGGATTGATGTTATCAATCGGCCTTGTTTTGGTGGCTTTCGAATGGAAGGCTTATGAAGAAAAACCACTTCTTTCAATTACGGATTCAAATTCTAAGTGGGAAGAGGAGTTTGTCCCTCCGATCACTATTGCATCTCCTCCCCCACCTCCAATTACACCTCCTCAAATTCAAGTTTTGGATGATGAGATAGAGATTGATGAAACAGATTTCCCCCCAATTGATATTGACTTCCCGGAAGGCGAACCGATTGAGGAAGTTTCCTTAGCCGGGCCTCCCGTTATAGATGACGCTCCAGAAATCGTTGATTTCACTGAGGGGCAAGCCTCATTTAAGGGAGGAATAGAAGCATGGTATGCCTATTTGAAAGAAAATCTGACTTATCCTAAACAGGAGCAACGGATGGGGATGGAAGGGACTGTAATTGTGCGATTTGTAATAAATATCGATGGTTCTATTCAAGACGTCGAGGTGGTAAGGTCTGCAAGCCCAGGCCTCGATTTGGCAGCGAAAAAAGTCATCGAAAATTCACCAAACTGGAATCCAGGAAAAAATGGCGGAAGACCGGTAAGATCAAGAATGACTATTCCAATCAAATTCAAACTTCAATAA
- the gcvH gene encoding glycine cleavage system protein GcvH, which translates to MNFPQELKYTKDHEWVKIEGDIAIVGITDFAQKELGDIVYVEVETVGETIEAGEVFGTVEAVKTVSDLFMPISGEIVEFNEELGSSPELVNSSPYEEGWMVKVKISGDLPADLMDVDQYKELIGE; encoded by the coding sequence ATGAATTTTCCACAAGAACTAAAGTACACCAAAGACCACGAGTGGGTTAAAATCGAAGGAGACATTGCGATCGTCGGCATCACTGATTTTGCACAGAAAGAATTGGGTGACATCGTATATGTAGAGGTTGAGACCGTTGGCGAAACCATTGAAGCAGGTGAGGTATTTGGAACTGTAGAGGCAGTCAAAACTGTATCTGATCTCTTTATGCCGATTTCAGGCGAAATCGTGGAGTTTAATGAGGAACTCGGATCTTCTCCTGAACTTGTGAATTCATCTCCTTATGAAGAAGGATGGATGGTAAAGGTGAAAATTTCTGGAGACCTTCCAGCTGACCTAATGGACGTGGATCAGTACAAAGAATTAATCGGAGAATAA
- a CDS encoding VanZ family protein — MLTPGERFPEVDLFNAQDKLIHLLTFGIQGYLWTGVGIKSQPVGSHRKRAWINFLVFGLLIGVVFESLQQIIPNRSFEWTDMIVNAIGGYLGFLAYFKWPSIKFILD; from the coding sequence ATGCTCACTCCTGGAGAGCGTTTCCCAGAAGTGGATCTATTTAATGCCCAGGATAAACTGATTCATTTGCTAACCTTTGGGATTCAAGGTTATTTATGGACCGGAGTTGGGATTAAATCACAACCAGTAGGGTCACATCGAAAAAGAGCTTGGATAAATTTTCTCGTATTTGGCCTTCTAATCGGAGTAGTATTCGAATCACTTCAGCAGATTATCCCAAACCGTTCTTTTGAATGGACGGATATGATAGTCAATGCAATTGGTGGATATCTCGGGTTTTTGGCCTATTTTAAATGGCCATCCATTAAATTCATTTTGGATTAA
- a CDS encoding biopolymer transporter Tol gives MNNIGFKVLMVFFLGFLSFQAFAQFDQERFGKNRVQHKELDWYFYASNNFEVYYYDRGGPNAKMAIEFLESEFDKLTQSIGYVAYTKPRIYIYNSPEERLQSNLGINAIQYSEEGQTKFTRLIAEVAYKGRMDLFKEDLLAATAKVIVREMLYGASVADAFQANLINDFPEWYIEGISLYLSKGWSREMDDYIRGFLKENESPKIHNLTGIEAGLIGQSIWNYIGERFGRRYVSSILNLSRINRNEENSIANTIGINIKTFFTEWRNYYLIVNEPVYSSFKSLDLNRSIASTDSRLEGAISDVKFSRDGLKLAYVLNIAGNYKVIVRDLSSGSEQVIFQGGAKHEEITPNLMSPVIAWRDSASLAIASFKRGLTTLRLRSVDGTAQDKIFLRNITQILSIDFNESGKNMVLSAISGGKTDIYTLNTRGQGKRLTNDLFDDLTPTFLNDSTIIYSSNFTELPDSVLTDTPDISIFPSQYNLFMVQVQKDTTIFSKMTNANSKNFLPKKVNANTLVYLSDLSGISNLMRHNIGNQVSNQISAFDKSIEVYDVNSRMNKIAYSIRDGKDSYLFVEGYSGSDQFTPSTPRVQLAQAKDLNERLAARRLMEARTNTEQQQTVVNKPVETQFAPQVQPTVSDTTKTKTSSINLDRLRFESRKGVNTDNYTFDTLPPTQPAAVTIDRSENSRSSLLESFRKQSLQKRVSGPRPMEPQFFTNNINSRFIVDPLRGFGINLNGKMTDVLDNHIVTGGIMTALDFNSGGDVWFEYEYLKSRLDFRARYDRKTIRITEDDLTFQKYVLSKMELGVAYPFNVHSRFYAAPFFAKTQYFNLNADSLIYGKEPSQNRFDVNYVGGKAEFVYDRTEPMGLYSFTGLKGKVGFMHYQGLNHGNRSFSNFYLDVRNYQKIHKNIVLASKLYVGSFMGKNPQNYLVGGMDNWLFNQFYNPPSNRPEPSPVRNPSGSENSNVLFADFVDLRGYDYDEIRGRNVITFTSELRIPVFSYLTRGTITSNFVRNFQLVGFYDIGSAWNDFAPWERVNDQNTEVINTEGSPFVIVLNNFNNPWLQSYGAGVRTVLLNYYVKFDVARPVRNYQTEDLKFYFTLGYNF, from the coding sequence ATGAATAATATCGGCTTTAAAGTCCTGATGGTCTTTTTTCTGGGATTTCTAAGTTTCCAAGCTTTTGCCCAGTTTGATCAGGAAAGGTTTGGAAAGAATCGGGTGCAGCACAAGGAGTTAGATTGGTACTTTTATGCATCCAATAATTTTGAAGTTTATTATTACGATCGAGGTGGCCCAAATGCTAAAATGGCCATTGAATTTTTGGAATCTGAGTTTGATAAACTCACACAGAGTATTGGTTACGTAGCCTACACGAAGCCTAGAATTTACATTTACAATTCTCCAGAGGAACGCCTGCAAAGTAATCTTGGGATCAATGCGATTCAATATTCTGAAGAAGGGCAAACAAAGTTTACCCGACTCATTGCAGAGGTGGCTTACAAAGGTCGGATGGATTTATTCAAGGAAGATTTGTTGGCAGCAACTGCCAAGGTGATCGTTCGAGAAATGCTTTATGGTGCATCAGTTGCCGACGCCTTTCAAGCCAATTTGATCAATGATTTTCCGGAGTGGTATATTGAAGGTATTTCTTTGTATCTATCCAAAGGATGGAGTAGAGAAATGGATGATTATATCCGAGGCTTTTTAAAGGAAAATGAAAGTCCCAAAATCCATAATTTGACTGGAATTGAGGCGGGATTAATTGGCCAATCTATTTGGAATTACATCGGTGAAAGATTCGGACGACGATATGTTTCAAGTATTCTGAATCTTTCTCGAATCAACCGAAATGAGGAAAACAGCATAGCAAATACGATCGGCATCAATATCAAGACCTTTTTTACCGAGTGGAGAAATTACTACCTCATAGTCAATGAGCCCGTTTATTCCTCATTTAAATCCTTGGATTTAAACCGTTCGATTGCTTCTACCGATTCGAGATTAGAAGGGGCTATTTCAGATGTCAAATTCAGTAGAGATGGACTGAAGTTGGCCTATGTATTGAACATTGCAGGTAACTATAAAGTGATCGTTCGGGATCTTTCTTCTGGAAGTGAGCAAGTTATTTTTCAAGGAGGAGCAAAGCATGAGGAGATCACACCCAACCTGATGTCACCTGTAATTGCTTGGAGAGATTCAGCAAGTTTGGCTATTGCCTCTTTTAAACGAGGGTTGACCACCCTTCGTCTTCGATCTGTCGATGGGACAGCTCAGGATAAAATTTTCCTTCGAAATATCACCCAGATTCTAAGCATTGACTTCAATGAGTCAGGAAAAAATATGGTCCTTTCGGCGATTTCGGGCGGAAAGACGGATATCTATACCTTAAATACAAGAGGACAAGGCAAGCGACTTACCAATGATCTCTTTGACGATTTGACACCTACATTTTTGAATGATTCAACTATTATTTATTCGTCAAATTTTACAGAGCTTCCAGATTCAGTATTAACAGACACTCCAGACATTTCCATTTTCCCAAGTCAGTATAACCTGTTCATGGTCCAGGTTCAAAAGGATACCACAATCTTCTCGAAGATGACCAATGCGAACAGCAAGAATTTTCTCCCTAAAAAAGTAAATGCTAATACGCTGGTTTATTTGAGTGACTTGAGTGGGATATCCAATTTAATGCGTCATAACATCGGGAATCAGGTTTCTAATCAAATTTCCGCTTTTGACAAGAGTATTGAGGTATATGATGTCAATAGCCGAATGAATAAAATTGCTTATTCAATTCGAGATGGAAAAGATTCGTATCTGTTTGTAGAAGGATATTCAGGTAGTGATCAGTTTACCCCATCTACCCCGAGAGTTCAATTAGCCCAGGCGAAGGACTTAAATGAGCGTCTGGCCGCTCGTAGATTAATGGAAGCTCGCACTAATACCGAGCAGCAACAAACAGTTGTTAACAAGCCTGTTGAGACTCAATTTGCACCGCAAGTTCAGCCAACGGTCTCCGATACCACCAAGACGAAAACTTCCTCAATAAATTTAGACCGTTTGCGGTTCGAGTCCCGAAAGGGCGTCAATACAGATAATTATACCTTTGATACTTTGCCGCCAACTCAGCCTGCGGCGGTGACAATTGATCGAAGTGAGAACTCTAGGTCCAGTTTGTTGGAGTCTTTTAGAAAGCAAAGTCTCCAAAAAAGAGTTTCTGGTCCACGTCCAATGGAACCTCAGTTTTTCACTAATAATATCAATTCAAGATTTATAGTCGATCCACTAAGAGGCTTTGGAATCAATCTTAATGGTAAGATGACCGATGTCTTGGATAATCACATTGTGACAGGAGGGATCATGACCGCACTTGATTTTAATTCAGGTGGGGATGTTTGGTTTGAATATGAATATTTGAAAAGTAGGTTAGACTTTAGAGCTCGCTATGACCGAAAAACTATTCGAATCACGGAAGATGACCTTACTTTCCAGAAATATGTGCTTTCTAAAATGGAATTGGGTGTAGCCTATCCTTTCAATGTTCACTCGAGATTTTATGCAGCGCCATTTTTTGCCAAGACCCAATATTTCAATTTGAATGCAGATTCACTTATTTATGGGAAAGAGCCTTCACAAAACCGATTTGATGTAAACTATGTAGGTGGTAAAGCGGAGTTTGTGTATGATCGAACAGAACCAATGGGTCTGTATTCTTTTACTGGATTGAAAGGCAAGGTTGGATTTATGCACTACCAAGGACTAAACCATGGGAATCGGTCTTTCAGCAACTTTTACTTGGATGTAAGAAATTATCAGAAGATTCATAAAAACATTGTCCTCGCATCCAAGCTCTATGTGGGCTCCTTCATGGGAAAGAATCCTCAGAATTATTTGGTAGGTGGGATGGATAACTGGTTGTTCAATCAATTCTACAATCCACCATCCAATAGACCTGAACCTTCTCCAGTCAGAAATCCATCTGGATCCGAGAATTCCAATGTATTGTTTGCGGATTTTGTGGATTTAAGGGGCTATGATTATGATGAAATTCGAGGTCGAAATGTGATCACATTTACTTCAGAATTAAGAATACCTGTGTTTTCTTACCTTACAAGAGGGACCATAACCTCCAATTTTGTGAGAAATTTCCAATTGGTTGGTTTCTATGATATCGGTTCAGCATGGAATGATTTTGCTCCTTGGGAACGAGTCAATGATCAAAATACAGAAGTGATCAATACGGAAGGTTCTCCATTTGTGATAGTATTAAATAATTTCAACAATCCTTGGCTCCAAAGCTATGGAGCAGGAGTGAGAACGGTTTTGTTGAATTATTATGTCAAATTTGACGTAGCAAGACCTGTCCGCAATTATCAGACAGAAGACCTCAAGTTTTATTTTACCTTAGGGTATAATTTCTAA
- a CDS encoding energy transducer TonB — protein sequence MEAKKTPSADLTKKVGMFTNLGLAVAVGLTLAAFEYKSFDDAALKDLGAVNDNFEELLDVPITEQPPPPPPPPPMEQPIIEEIPDEVEIEEKIEVNFDVDVKETTVIKEVVIAEAPVEEKADEIFDVVETQPTPPGGMSGWNEYLSKNLKYPTQARRMGIEGTVIVVFVINTDGSIQDVEVLRGIGGGCDEEAVKVVQNAPKWEPGKQRGRPVRTRMRLPIRFKLS from the coding sequence ATGGAAGCAAAAAAGACTCCTAGTGCTGACTTGACCAAGAAGGTAGGTATGTTTACCAACCTAGGTCTGGCAGTCGCTGTAGGTCTCACTCTTGCTGCCTTCGAATACAAGTCGTTTGATGACGCTGCTCTAAAAGATCTCGGCGCTGTCAATGACAACTTCGAAGAATTGCTTGATGTGCCTATCACAGAACAGCCACCACCACCTCCTCCTCCACCACCAATGGAGCAGCCAATCATCGAAGAAATTCCTGATGAGGTTGAAATCGAAGAAAAGATTGAAGTGAACTTCGACGTGGATGTGAAAGAAACTACTGTGATTAAAGAAGTGGTTATCGCAGAAGCTCCAGTAGAAGAAAAAGCAGACGAAATCTTTGACGTGGTAGAAACTCAACCAACACCTCCAGGTGGAATGTCAGGATGGAACGAATATCTTTCTAAGAATCTTAAATACCCTACTCAAGCTCGAAGAATGGGTATCGAAGGTACAGTAATCGTAGTGTTCGTTATTAACACCGACGGTTCAATTCAAGACGTTGAAGTATTGAGAGGAATTGGCGGAGGTTGCGACGAAGAAGCGGTTAAAGTTGTTCAAAACGCTCCTAAATGGGAACCAGGTAAGCAAAGAGGTCGTCCAGTACGTACTCGTATGAGACTTCCGATTAGATTTAAGCTTAGCTAA
- a CDS encoding NAD(P)/FAD-dependent oxidoreductase, producing MEYDFLIIGQGLAGTAMAYQLIKAGKRVKILDQPAKNQSSRIAAGLYNPVTGKKMVKTWKGEILFPALHRFYVELESITGAKFLMNKSIYRPFLSVEELNEWMGHSSDENIGMFIESIYSESQNPLIRDSFGGVMLRHSGWLNIPAFLEAMASYFGSDLFLEEFDESKLERKGSGWEYAGDFFGGIIYCNGLEAKQSKFFSFLPFSPVKGEILEVKQNFDYEGIINRGVFRVPLGDQTCRVGSTYTWHDLETGPTESAKNELLEKLTQLVKVEVSQVLSHKYGIRPATKDRKPFLGKHPQEESVYIFNGFGAKGVSLVPYFSEQMTNYLLNAATLDPEVDIARYFKYI from the coding sequence ATGGAATATGATTTTTTAATCATTGGACAAGGGCTTGCAGGCACAGCAATGGCTTATCAGCTAATCAAAGCTGGTAAGCGTGTGAAGATTTTGGATCAACCGGCAAAAAATCAAAGTAGTCGAATCGCTGCAGGTTTATACAATCCTGTTACTGGAAAAAAAATGGTGAAAACCTGGAAAGGTGAAATTTTATTTCCTGCACTTCATCGTTTTTACGTTGAGTTAGAAAGCATCACAGGTGCCAAGTTTTTAATGAATAAATCCATCTATCGTCCGTTTCTTTCTGTAGAGGAATTAAACGAATGGATGGGGCACTCCAGTGATGAAAATATTGGAATGTTTATCGAGTCGATCTATTCCGAAAGTCAAAATCCGTTGATTCGTGATTCTTTCGGAGGGGTTATGTTGCGGCATTCTGGGTGGTTAAATATCCCAGCATTTCTTGAAGCTATGGCTTCGTATTTTGGGTCAGATTTATTTCTGGAAGAATTTGATGAGTCAAAACTGGAAAGAAAGGGTTCTGGATGGGAATATGCAGGAGATTTTTTTGGGGGCATAATTTACTGTAATGGACTTGAAGCGAAGCAGTCCAAGTTTTTTTCATTTCTTCCATTTTCACCAGTGAAGGGAGAAATTTTGGAAGTAAAGCAAAATTTCGACTACGAAGGGATCATTAACCGTGGAGTTTTTCGTGTCCCACTTGGAGATCAAACTTGTCGAGTGGGATCGACTTATACCTGGCATGACCTAGAAACAGGGCCTACGGAATCGGCGAAAAATGAACTTTTAGAAAAGCTTACCCAATTGGTGAAAGTGGAAGTTTCTCAAGTCCTAAGCCATAAATATGGTATTCGTCCAGCGACAAAGGATAGAAAGCCATTTTTAGGCAAACATCCCCAAGAGGAAAGCGTTTACATATTCAATGGTTTTGGGGCAAAGGGGGTATCGCTTGTCCCATACTTTAGCGAGCAAATGACAAATTACCTTTTGAATGCTGCTACCCTCGATCCTGAGGTGGACATCGCAAGGTATTTTAAGTATATTTAA
- a CDS encoding YicC/YloC family endoribonuclease, with protein sequence MIKSMTGYGVAGFENEQMSIHVEVRSLNSKFLDLSLRSPRQFSDKEPEVRALVQQVLDRGKVSLSIEFVSKEGQDLPVSINEQLFSTYFQQFQKLADLVNEKPADLFKLALQAPNVITTISAEKDDTEVWGKVKNVIVQALTKCEQFRVDEGGVLGRKLEENIQVIREGLTEIKVLDPARKDRIKNRIKSHFQQWLDENSFDANRFEQEMIYYFEKIDITEEIVRLETHLNYFLKTIEHETAQGKKLGFISQEIGREINTIGSKANDAEIQKHVIRMKDELEKIKEQSLNVL encoded by the coding sequence ATGATCAAATCTATGACCGGCTATGGGGTAGCCGGCTTTGAAAATGAGCAGATGTCCATTCATGTGGAGGTCCGCTCGCTTAACTCTAAATTTCTCGACCTTTCTCTTAGAAGTCCTAGGCAATTTTCAGACAAAGAGCCAGAAGTAAGGGCTTTAGTTCAGCAAGTTTTGGATAGGGGGAAAGTTAGCTTGTCTATCGAGTTTGTATCTAAAGAAGGTCAAGACTTGCCTGTGTCGATCAATGAGCAATTGTTTTCAACCTATTTTCAGCAATTTCAAAAATTAGCTGACTTGGTAAATGAAAAACCAGCTGACTTATTTAAGCTTGCCTTGCAGGCACCCAATGTGATCACCACCATCTCGGCTGAGAAAGATGATACAGAAGTATGGGGTAAAGTGAAAAATGTGATCGTTCAAGCCCTAACAAAGTGTGAGCAATTTAGAGTAGACGAAGGGGGAGTTTTGGGTAGAAAACTTGAGGAAAATATCCAAGTAATAAGAGAAGGACTAACTGAAATAAAGGTGCTGGATCCAGCACGAAAAGATCGAATTAAGAATCGGATTAAAAGTCATTTCCAGCAGTGGTTAGATGAAAATTCCTTTGATGCAAATCGGTTTGAGCAAGAGATGATCTATTACTTCGAGAAAATAGACATTACAGAAGAGATTGTCCGGTTAGAAACCCATCTCAATTACTTTCTGAAGACCATTGAACATGAAACTGCTCAAGGGAAAAAGTTAGGCTTTATATCACAAGAAATAGGGAGAGAAATCAATACCATCGGTTCCAAAGCAAATGATGCAGAGATCCAAAAGCATGTGATTCGGATGAAGGATGAACTTGAGAAAATAAAAGAGCAATCACTGAATGTGTTGTAA